From the genome of Lotus japonicus ecotype B-129 chromosome 6, LjGifu_v1.2, one region includes:
- the LOC130724794 gene encoding lysine-rich arabinogalactan protein 19-like codes for MARFSRKFNTEGDGKKRGSAENQGEGAKAPKRRKLVKASSFAGTSNPGAQPTTAAASKGKSVAKASAAAATETTTVPAPKSATADVASAAATKSTTVGATAASTDATTTSAGATTTSADPSPTADSTANISQPSAVEKSVTVNATTAATSSDAPAGEKRKENETPQSPPRQDAPPSPPPTDDGRPASSPPRREEGSSNVAATQIEQAPGYV; via the exons atggcccgcTTTTCCCGaaagttcaacactgagggcgatgGGAAGAAACGGGGCAGTGCCGAGAACCAAGGTGAGGGCGCCAAAGCCCCTaagaggagaaaattggtcaaagcctcctccttCGCCGGCActtccaaccctggcgctcagcccaccaccgCCGCTGCGTCTAAAGGCAAAAGTGTTGCTAAAGCCTCCgccgccgcagctaccgagacAACCACTGTCCCGGCCCCCAAATCTGCTACCGCGGACGTGGCCTCTGCAGCCGCCACCAAGTCCACTACTGTAGGTGCCACAGCTGCCTCCACCGATGCCACAACTACCTCTGCTGGTGCTACAACTACCTCTGCTGATCCGTCACCAACCGCTGATTCAACCGCCAACATCTCCCAACCTTCAGCTGTTGAGAAATCTGTCACCGTCAATGCCACAACAGCCGCCACGTCTTCTGATGCTCCTGCCggggagaaaagaaaagaaaatgaaaccccccaGTCTCCTCCTCGCCaggacgcacctcctagcccgcccccaaCAGATGATGGGCGCCCTGCGTCTTCTCCACCTCGCCGCGAAGAGGGATCTTCTAATGTCGCCGCAACCCAGATCGAGCAAGCTCCTG GCTACGTGTAA